ATAATGAAAACTTCTATATATATATTAATGGAAGCAGTTCCAGATAATTTAGATGTTGATGAGTTACGTAAAGAGATATTGAAGGTGGATAATAATATAGAAGATATTCATGAATTTCATTTGTGGTCTATTTCAGAAGGAATGTATAGTTTATCTTTTCATGTAATATTAAAGAAATATGAAGGAGTAAATGATTATATATTGGTTGATAATATAACTAAGATGTTAAAAGAAAAATATGATATAGGTCATGTTACCATACAGATAGAAAATGTAGAAATAAATAAACATGAATAAAAAGAGCCAAAAAAACATATACCTCCAAACTTTCTAGTAATTTTAAATTTTACTGTTTAGTTTTTGGGTATATGTTCTAAACGGCTCTTTTTATTTAATAAAATAATTTTAATAGTATTGTATGTATAATAGGAGCAAGTCCTACAGTAAATAATCCTGTAACTATTATAGCAAGTCCAGACATAGAACCTTGAATTTCTCCCATCTCAAGTGCTTTACTAGTTCCTACAGCATGTGATGTAGCACCTAAAGATATTCCTTGAGCTATAGGATGATGTATTTTGAATATTTTAAATATCATTTCTCCAAATATAGCTCCAATATTTCCACATATTATTACCATAACAACTGTTATAGCTTGTATACCTTGAATTTGTTCTGATACTCCAACTGCTATAGCTGTTGTTACAGATTTTGGTAAAACCGAAGCTAATATTTCTTGATTTATATCAAGTAAAGCCATAGAAAGTCCAAGTAATGCAGTTAGTATAAAAGTTGAAAAACCTATACTAAATAATATTTCTTTATAGTGTTTTTTTAATAAATCAAAGTTCTTGTAAAGTGGTATTGCAAGAGCTACAGTTGCTGGTATTATTAATCTATTGAAAATTTCAGCACCTATGTAGTAATTATCATATGGTATTTTAAATATTTCCAAGAATGCTATAATAAATATCATAGAAACAACTAAAGGATTAAATATTGAAATATTAATCTTTTTACAAAATTTTCTAGATAGAATAAATATAATTAGAGTTAAAAACATCCCAAATAGAGGATCTTTAGTTAATTCAATTAAATTCATTTTTTATCACCTCTGTGTATTAAATGTTGTGTTAATTTACCAACAAATATTAATGAGATTATAGTAGATACAAAACAAATTATTGCAAGTATAAACCAAATATCACGTATCTTTGAAAAGTTAGTTATAATAGCAACCCCAGCTGGAATAAATAATATAGCTAAA
The nucleotide sequence above comes from Pseudostreptobacillus hongkongensis. Encoded proteins:
- a CDS encoding LrgB family protein is translated as MNLIELTKDPLFGMFLTLIIFILSRKFCKKINISIFNPLVVSMIFIIAFLEIFKIPYDNYYIGAEIFNRLIIPATVALAIPLYKNFDLLKKHYKEILFSIGFSTFILTALLGLSMALLDINQEILASVLPKSVTTAIAVGVSEQIQGIQAITVVMVIICGNIGAIFGEMIFKIFKIHHPIAQGISLGATSHAVGTSKALEMGEIQGSMSGLAIIVTGLFTVGLAPIIHTILLKLFY